In a genomic window of Gopherus evgoodei ecotype Sinaloan lineage chromosome 14, rGopEvg1_v1.p, whole genome shotgun sequence:
- the FAM83D gene encoding protein FAM83D translates to MANQSQCLEDAPGRWPPGEPSSPELYSEAQRLALEELVAGGRAAFRAFLRREKVPGFLSEPEIQAILQAAAPPAGTEDGAAEPSLSASLDCSSLTYFPEQSDVEPPVLELGWPGFSSGSYRGLTRVEALFQPSFGETIYSCKEAVRRQIRSAREVIALVMDSFTDIDIFSDLQEAYRKRKIPVYILLDQDFLPHFMEMCRSLGVCPEQEGLMRVRTITGNTYYTRSGAKIVGKVHEKFMLIDGIRVTTGSYSFTWTDGKLNSSNLLLLSGQVAEHFDLEFRILYAQSKPISPKLPSSCRSSGIFDHLVSGTKSPKDYTVGNLLRAELARLSSTPKKPLKKTDLANNTEGSKSYNLGPPYIGTEEWFGSQEAIVEPKEVNSMSTQTEPWEEKPTVTLSNAVTQTSVVMVASGTQTSVAVRMAGTQTVVPQKTTMTQTDKKECVEEHLLPRQQSKEGSPSSEKSTSTSSSLRSLSSSSSSQCSLASSTSSLSSLRSIEYSGNHKAEYFQKLHKERQFHYSVIRSKLNHMVAILSRRGRVPENYTSCHVVSCDVKQRREISTSLLSLRDVSVFK, encoded by the exons ATGGCGAACCAGTCCCAGTGCCTGGAGGACGCGCCCGGCCGCTGGCCCCCCGGGGAGCCGAGCTCGCCCGAGCTCTACAGCGAGGCGCAGCGGCTGGCGCTGGAGGAGCTGGTGGCGGGCGGCCGGGCCGCGTTCCGCGCTTTCCTGCGCCGGGAGAAGGTGCCCGGCTTCCTCTCGGAGCCCGAGATCCAGGCCATCCTCCAGGCGGCCGCGCCGCCCGCCGGGACCGAGGACGGGGCGGCCGAGCCCTCGCTCAGCGCCTCGCTGGACTGCTCCTCGCTCACCTACTTCCCCGAGCAGTCGGACGTGGAGCCGCCcgtgctggagctgggctggccGGGATTCTCCAGCGGCTCGTACCGCGGCCTCACCCGCGTGGAGGCGCTTTTCCAGCCCAGCTTCGGGGAGACCATCTACAGCTGCAAGGAGGCGGTGCGCAGGCAGATCCGCTCGGCCAGGGAG GTGATCGCTCTGGTTATGGATTCCTTCACAGATATTGATATCTTCAGTGATCTTCAGGAAGCCTATAGAAAGCGGAAGATTCCGGTCTACATCCTTCTGGACCAAGATTTTCTACCTCACTTCATGGAAATGTGCAGGAGTCTGGGAGTCTGCCCTGAGCAGGAAGGT CTGATGAGAGTTCGAACTATAACTGGGAACACTTACTACACAAGGTCAGGAGCTAAAATTGTTGGGAAAGTCCATGAGAAATTCATGTTAATTGATGGCATTAGAGTGACGACAGGCTCCTACAG CTTCACATGGACTGATGGGAAATTGAATAGCAGTAACTTGTTGCTGCTGTCAGGCCAAGTGGCTGAACACTTTGACCTGGAGTTCAGGATCCTTTATGCACAGTCAAAACCGATCAGCCCTAAGCTGCCATCCAGCTGCCGGAGCAGTGGAATATTTGATCACCTGGTCAGTGGAACAAAATCACCTAAAGACTACACTGTGGGAAACCTCTTGAGAGCAGAGTTGGCCAGACTGTCAAGCACTCCCAAGAAAccactgaaaaaaacagatttggcTAACAACACTGAAGGAAGCAAATCCTATAACCTGGGTCCTCCTTACATTGGCACAGAGGAGTGGTTTGGAAGTCAGGAGGCCATAGTGGAACCAAAGGAGGTGAACAGCATGTCTACTCAAACTGAACCATGGGAAGAGAAGCCCACAGTGACTCTCTCTAATGCTGTCACGCAAACCAGTGTTGTAATGGTAGCATCTGGAACCCAAACCTCTGTTGCTGTTAGAATGGCTGGCACTCAAACAGTAGTGCCACAGAAGACAACTATGACTCAAACAGACAAGAAGGAGTGTGTGGAAGAGCATCTACTGCCGAGACAACAATCGAAAGAAGGATCTCCTTCATCTGAAAAGTCCACATCAACTTCTTCTAGTCTACGGTCActttcttcatcatcatcttcccaGTGCTCTCTGGCAAGCTCTACCAGCTCACTGTCCTCTCTGAGGTCCATTGAGTACTCTGGCAACCACAAGGCAGAGTACTTCCAAAAACTGCATAAAGAGAGGCAGTTCCACTACTCTGTTATCAGGTCCAAACTTAACCATATGGTTGCTATCCTCTCCCGAAGGGGACGCGTGCCTGAAAACTATACAAGCTGCCACGTGGTAAGCTGCGATGTAAAACAGAGGCGTGAGATCAGCACCAGCTTACTcagcctcagagatgtttcagtgtTCAAATAA